One genomic segment of Microbacterium sp. ProA8 includes these proteins:
- a CDS encoding citrate/2-methylcitrate synthase, with amino-acid sequence MSDLPRLTAAETAARLGVKPESLYAYVSRGLLSRERDAAGSSFDPLEVEAFARRRRRATSPAPGTTVRDSRAAGTPLMVLDTSLAHIDEDDELRFRGRSAARLAREHSFEEVVAWLWNVPSLRGPSSEDLTVARRTIAALGETASALDRVQIAVTALGATDPLRDDPDPSQLIRVGARLLTGLPAALAPDGEARTIAHTLWRALGGSARPEGIRILDAALVLVIDHDLAVSTLAARVAASARASGYAVVTAALGAFDAPLHGTASRAAVRMLRGVLDGDPPSTAIARAVRDGGRGIPGFGQALYAGGDMRATVLLEMLREMPESTDVLAAVDAVADEVARRAETRPNLDLALAALTLWSDMPEDAGAVIFAIGRIAGWITHALDEYDERPMRLRPRGRYVGPAPE; translated from the coding sequence ATGAGCGATCTGCCACGCCTCACCGCCGCCGAGACGGCGGCGCGACTCGGCGTCAAGCCGGAGTCTCTGTACGCGTACGTGTCACGAGGGCTGCTCTCGCGCGAACGCGACGCCGCCGGGTCGTCCTTCGATCCGCTCGAGGTCGAGGCGTTCGCGCGCCGTCGCCGGCGGGCGACGAGCCCCGCGCCGGGAACGACCGTGCGCGACTCTCGGGCAGCGGGCACGCCGCTCATGGTGCTCGACACGAGCCTGGCCCACATCGACGAAGACGACGAACTGCGCTTCCGGGGACGCTCCGCAGCGCGACTGGCGCGCGAGCACTCGTTCGAGGAGGTCGTGGCATGGCTCTGGAACGTGCCGTCGCTCCGAGGACCCTCGAGCGAAGATCTGACGGTGGCCCGGCGCACGATCGCGGCGCTCGGTGAGACCGCCTCGGCACTGGATCGCGTGCAGATCGCCGTCACCGCGCTCGGCGCCACCGACCCGCTCCGTGACGACCCCGACCCGTCGCAGCTGATCCGTGTTGGCGCCCGGCTGCTCACCGGTCTTCCCGCGGCGCTCGCTCCGGACGGCGAAGCGAGGACGATCGCGCACACGCTGTGGCGCGCGTTGGGCGGCTCGGCGCGTCCCGAGGGGATTCGCATCCTGGACGCCGCGCTCGTGCTGGTGATCGACCACGACCTCGCCGTCTCGACGCTCGCCGCGCGGGTGGCCGCGTCGGCACGCGCCTCGGGCTACGCGGTGGTCACGGCAGCGCTGGGGGCGTTCGACGCACCGCTGCACGGCACGGCGAGCCGTGCCGCCGTCCGCATGCTGCGTGGCGTACTCGACGGCGATCCGCCATCCACGGCGATCGCCCGGGCGGTGCGCGACGGCGGGCGCGGCATCCCGGGCTTCGGGCAGGCGCTGTATGCCGGCGGCGACATGCGCGCGACCGTCCTGCTCGAGATGCTGCGTGAGATGCCCGAGAGCACCGACGTGCTGGCGGCGGTGGATGCGGTCGCCGATGAGGTCGCGCGCCGTGCCGAGACCCGACCCAACCTCGACCTCGCACTGGCGGCGCTCACGCTGTGGTCGGACATGCCCGAGGATGCGGGCGCGGTCATCTTCGCGATCGGCCGCATCGCCGGGTGGATCACCCATGCGCTCGACGAGTACGACGAGCGCCCGATGCGGTTGCGACCCCGCGGCCGCTACGTCGGCCCCGCCCCCGAGTGA
- a CDS encoding alpha/beta family hydrolase — MTAAGDSWRIAVALPNGSADVSVDLVAPASLWAFAALAHGAGAGYRHPFLTGFADALAREGVATLRFNFPYVEAGRRMPGPAAHAVATWAAVHAELAARAGDAPVFAMGKSYGGRMASMAAAEGVIDPAGLVYLGYPLHPPGSPDKARTAHLPDVPQPQLFVEGTNDPFIDPHDQLEAAVASCQTAEIGWIDGGGHSFEVKGRKRPPAEIAADLAPQVAAWMRRHSGAGPT; from the coding sequence ATGACCGCGGCCGGCGATTCCTGGCGGATCGCCGTGGCGCTGCCCAACGGGAGTGCCGACGTGTCAGTCGACCTGGTGGCACCCGCGTCGCTCTGGGCCTTCGCCGCGCTGGCGCACGGCGCCGGCGCCGGGTACCGGCATCCGTTCCTCACCGGCTTCGCCGACGCCCTCGCGCGGGAGGGGGTCGCAACCCTGCGGTTCAACTTCCCGTACGTCGAAGCCGGCAGACGGATGCCGGGACCCGCGGCGCACGCGGTCGCCACGTGGGCGGCCGTCCACGCCGAACTGGCCGCCCGAGCAGGTGACGCGCCGGTTTTCGCGATGGGGAAGTCGTACGGCGGACGCATGGCGTCGATGGCGGCGGCGGAGGGCGTGATCGACCCGGCGGGGCTGGTCTACCTCGGCTATCCGCTGCACCCGCCCGGAAGCCCCGACAAGGCCCGCACCGCCCACCTGCCGGATGTGCCGCAGCCGCAGCTGTTCGTCGAAGGCACCAACGACCCCTTCATCGATCCACACGACCAGCTCGAGGCGGCGGTCGCCTCGTGTCAGACGGCCGAGATCGGGTGGATCGACGGCGGCGGGCACTCGTTCGAGGTGAAGGGCCGCAAGCGTCCGCCGGCCGAGATCGCCGCCGACCTCGCCCCGCAGGTCGCCGCCTGGATGCGGCGTCACTCGGGGGCGGGGCCGACGTAG
- a CDS encoding general stress protein, translating to MTMMGGRSAQGSDAVGQAVASFPTYEAAQKAVSSLIAADIPARDIAIVGQGLRSIERITGRLGYASAARSGAVNGLLLGLLFSAILVIGSPSVPIQAFVGVLFVGIAIGMLLSIVTYSFVRRRRDYASVMQVVADHYEITVTDNSVHRARQVLGPQVPTAPAASAAAASRAASPAPAVPATPAAPEPASPPEPPKYGERVVPTPDAAAESAPADPRPAGAGDPGPADTADPLPADATDPAPADAETDRADVSEQPRGEDGDRA from the coding sequence ATGACCATGATGGGAGGGCGCTCCGCGCAGGGATCCGACGCGGTGGGTCAGGCCGTGGCGAGCTTCCCGACGTACGAGGCGGCGCAGAAGGCGGTGTCATCGCTCATCGCCGCCGACATACCGGCGCGGGACATCGCGATCGTCGGTCAGGGGCTCCGCTCGATCGAGCGGATCACCGGACGCCTCGGCTACGCATCAGCCGCGCGCTCGGGCGCGGTCAACGGACTCCTCCTCGGACTGCTCTTCTCCGCGATCCTCGTGATCGGCTCCCCGTCGGTGCCGATCCAGGCGTTCGTGGGCGTGTTGTTCGTGGGCATCGCCATCGGCATGCTGCTCAGCATCGTCACGTACTCGTTCGTCCGTCGTCGGCGCGACTACGCGTCGGTCATGCAGGTCGTCGCCGACCACTACGAGATCACCGTGACCGACAACAGCGTGCATCGCGCGCGTCAGGTGCTCGGCCCCCAGGTGCCCACGGCCCCCGCCGCGTCCGCCGCCGCGGCCTCGCGCGCCGCATCGCCGGCGCCCGCCGTACCCGCGACGCCCGCTGCACCCGAGCCGGCGTCCCCGCCGGAGCCGCCGAAGTACGGCGAGCGGGTCGTGCCGACCCCGGATGCCGCGGCCGAATCCGCGCCGGCTGACCCGCGCCCGGCCGGCGCCGGCGACCCCGGCCCGGCGGACACCGCCGATCCTCTCCCGGCGGACGCCACGGATCCCGCCCCGGCGGATGCCGAGACCGATCGAGCCGACGTGTCGGAGCAGCCGCGCGGCGAGGACGGCGACCGCGCATGA
- a CDS encoding CBS domain-containing protein has translation MSTQRVFVARLSGCSVFDPAGDRLGKVRDVVVIYRKDDPPRVIGLVVEIPGRRHVFVSIGRVTSIATGQVITTGLINVRRFQQRGGEVRVMAEMLGRKVFFADGSGTAVIEDVAIERNRLGEWDVGQLFLRKPKTSASPFAKGPTTFATWDAVRESQVPGEAQSAEQLVATYSELRPADLANTLLDLPEDRLLEVVDELPDDRLADALEEMPEGDQVHILEALDDERAADILDAMEPDDAADLLGQLPEDQREEFLDLMEPEEAEDVRALLKYGPDTAGGLMTSEPIVLSADATIAEALALIRRHELHPALAAAVFVTLPPYETPTGRLLGTVHFQRMLRYPPHERLGAIIDDTLDPMPATASAAEVARLLASYNLVSLPVVDPAHRLVGAVSVDDVLDYLLPEDWRSHDAEDDERRPASEAVPTTTGSTLTFGTGKGGGRKR, from the coding sequence GTGAGCACGCAGAGGGTTTTCGTCGCGCGCCTGTCAGGGTGCTCGGTCTTCGACCCCGCCGGCGACCGTCTCGGCAAGGTCCGCGACGTCGTCGTCATCTACCGAAAAGACGATCCGCCCCGCGTGATCGGGCTCGTGGTGGAGATCCCGGGCCGCCGCCATGTCTTCGTCTCCATCGGCCGCGTCACCTCCATCGCCACGGGCCAGGTCATCACCACCGGCCTCATCAATGTGCGGCGCTTCCAGCAGCGCGGCGGTGAGGTGCGCGTCATGGCCGAGATGCTCGGCCGCAAGGTGTTCTTCGCCGACGGCTCCGGCACCGCCGTGATCGAAGACGTCGCGATCGAGCGCAACCGGCTCGGCGAATGGGATGTCGGCCAGCTCTTCCTGCGCAAGCCCAAGACGAGCGCTTCCCCCTTCGCCAAGGGTCCGACGACGTTCGCGACCTGGGATGCCGTGCGCGAGAGCCAGGTGCCTGGTGAGGCCCAATCGGCCGAGCAGCTCGTGGCCACCTACTCCGAGCTGCGCCCCGCCGATCTCGCCAACACGCTGCTCGATCTTCCGGAGGACCGACTTCTCGAGGTGGTCGACGAGCTCCCCGACGACCGGCTCGCCGACGCGCTCGAAGAGATGCCCGAGGGCGACCAGGTGCACATCCTCGAGGCCCTCGACGACGAGCGCGCCGCCGACATCCTCGACGCGATGGAGCCCGACGACGCGGCCGACCTTCTGGGTCAGCTCCCGGAGGACCAGCGCGAGGAGTTCCTCGACCTCATGGAGCCCGAGGAGGCCGAGGATGTCCGCGCCCTCCTGAAGTACGGCCCCGACACGGCGGGCGGTCTCATGACCAGCGAGCCCATCGTGCTGTCCGCCGACGCGACGATCGCGGAGGCGCTCGCGCTCATCCGCCGTCACGAGCTGCACCCGGCGCTCGCTGCGGCGGTGTTCGTCACCCTGCCCCCGTACGAGACGCCGACCGGCCGACTGCTCGGCACGGTGCACTTCCAGCGGATGCTGCGCTACCCGCCGCACGAGCGGCTCGGTGCCATCATCGACGACACGCTCGACCCCATGCCCGCCACCGCATCCGCCGCCGAAGTGGCGCGTCTGCTCGCGTCCTACAACTTGGTGTCGTTGCCCGTCGTGGATCCCGCCCACCGACTGGTCGGGGCGGTCAGCGTCGATGACGTGCTCGATTACCTGCTGCCCGAGGACTGGCGATCGCATGACGCCGAAGACGACGAACGGCGCCCGGCGTCCGAAGCCGTGCCGACGACGACCGGGAGCACGCTGACGTTCGGCACCGGCAAGGGCGGCGGGAGGAAGCGGTGA
- a CDS encoding DUF1003 domain-containing protein — protein MARSNRHPSLDAPRGRSGMLQRSPQPSRDRFGRFSEAFARAMGTSGFLIGMTIFVAVWLAWNIFMPPQLQFDPSATNFTLLTLILSLQASYAAPLILLAQNRQDDRDRVQIEQDRQRAERNLADTEYLAREVVALRMAVNDFADQVVTREVLRTELRALLEKLDNSPEVDEGATR, from the coding sequence ATGGCACGCAGCAACCGCCACCCTTCGCTCGACGCGCCCCGCGGACGCTCGGGCATGCTGCAGCGCAGCCCTCAGCCGTCCCGCGACAGGTTCGGGCGCTTCTCCGAGGCGTTCGCCCGCGCGATGGGCACCTCGGGCTTCCTCATCGGCATGACGATCTTCGTCGCGGTGTGGCTGGCATGGAACATCTTCATGCCGCCTCAGCTCCAGTTCGACCCGTCTGCGACCAACTTCACCCTGCTGACGCTGATCCTGTCGCTGCAGGCCTCGTACGCGGCGCCCCTCATCCTGTTGGCGCAGAACCGGCAGGACGACCGCGACCGGGTGCAGATCGAGCAGGATCGCCAGCGCGCCGAGCGCAATCTCGCCGACACCGAGTACCTCGCCCGCGAGGTCGTCGCACTGCGCATGGCGGTCAACGACTTCGCCGACCAGGTCGTGACGCGCGAGGTGCTGCGCACCGAGCTGCGCGCCCTGCTCGAGAAGCTCGACAACAGCCCCGAGGTCGATGAGGGCGCCACGCGATGA